Genomic DNA from Mycobacterium stomatepiae:
GCTGTTCAGCCAGGACGCGCTCGACACGCTCGAACTGGGTCTGGGCGGACAGCTGGACTCCGAGCGCCTGCAAGAGGGGATCGGCTACGACCTGTCTCTCACCGAGGTGACCCCCAAGTTGTTCCTGCCCACCCTGTCCGGCCTCACCCAGGGGCCGGGGTTTCCCAACCTGAGCTGTCTCGGCCTGCTGTCGGACCGGGTGCTGGGGTCGTGGGTCGGTCCGGCGGGTTTGTCCAGATACCAAGCGATGGTGGAGAAGCGATGAGTACTAACCCTTTCGACGACGACAACGGCACCTTCTTCGTGCTGCTGAATGACGAGGAGCAGCACAGTCTGTGGCCGACGTTCACCGACGTTCCGGCGGGCTGGCGCGTGGTGTTCGGCGAAGCATCCCGGGCCGAGTGCCTGGACTATGTCGAACAGAACTGGCCCGACATCCGGCCGAAGAGCCTGCGGGATCCATCGGCGGAAGCCGGTCGGCTGGTTAGCCAGCAAACCCCAAATTCTGGGCTGCTACACAGGTTGCGCACAGATTAGTCGGCGATATCCGGAGTAGCATCTGTCACAACGTGCACAACCACACCATCTACACCAGTGTGGGTGACATTCCCGTCACGACGCTGCACACCGAAGGGGGAATCATGAAATCCGTCAAAGCCATCGTGACAGGTGTGGCCGCTCTGGGTGCCCTTGGCGCCGCAGCCGTCGGCGTCACTTCTGTCGCCGCCGTCCCGGCCGCCCAGGTGCAGCTCGCCGCCGTCGGCGCCCCGCTGCCGCAGGATCCGCCGCCCGTGCCTGTCCCGGACCCCGCTGCCGGCGTTCCGACCGCGGACCAGCTGACCGGCCTGCTCAACAGCCTCGCCGACCCGAGCGTGTCGTTCGCGAACAAGGGCAATCTCGTCGAAGGCGGCATCAGCGGAACCGTGGCGCACGTCGCGGACCACAAATTGCAGAAGGCCGCTAAGAACGGTGACCTGCCGTTGACGTTCAACATCACCAACATTCAGCCGGGCGCTGCGGGAACGGTGACGGCGGACGTCGCGGTTTCCGGCCCGAAGCTGCCGAACCCGGTGATGCAGAACGTCACTTTCGTCAACCAGGGCAGCTGGATGTTGTCGCGCGCTTCGGCGATGGAGCTGATTCAGGCCGCTGGACAGTGATTAACATCTGGCAGGTTGGCCCGATGAAGGGCACTGAAGGGGGAACCGTGAAGTCCGTAGCTCTGAGCGTGGCGGCGCTGGCCGTCGTCGGCGGCGCGGCCGTCGGAATCGCTTCGGTCGCAGCACCCGTGAGTCAGGTGCAACTGGCCGCACTGGGTGCGCCTTTGGCACCGGCACTGCCGCAAGAACCACCGCCACCTCCCGCGCCCGCGCCGGTGGTGCCGGGCCTTCCGACGGCTGAGCAGCTGAGCAACCTGTGCATACAGGCCACCGATCCCGGCGTGGGCTACTCGACGAAGGTCGGCCTGGTCGAAAACGGCATCAATCCCGACGAGGGCCACGTTGCCGACCACGATTTGCGCAAGGCCTACCGGAACGGCAATTTCCCGGAGACCTTCACCGTGACGAACATCGTGCCGGCCGGCCCGAACATGGCCGGCGCCCAGGTGGCCATCACGGGTCCCAAGTTCGCCGGACCGGTCAACAAGCAACTGGTCTTCGTCCAACAGGGCGGCAACTGGGTGCTGCAACACGACGCCGCGCTGGCGTTGCTGCAGGCCGCGTCCGCGGTGAACTAGCCGGAGGCGGCGCTCAGGTCGAGCCGGGCGATGCGCTCCGGGTCGGCCAGCACGTCGATCGCGGCGACCACGCCGTCGCGCACCACGAACGCCATGACCGAGGCGGGCCGGCCGCCGACGAATACGACCGCGCCCGCCGCGCCGTTGACGGTTGCCGCGCGCACCTCGCGTTCGGGGCCCGCGTAGCCGCGGGCCAGCTTGGCCACCGACGATGCACCCTCGGCGCGGAAAAGCCCTGCGCCGGAACCGAAGTCGCCACGTAGCACCACGTCGGGATGCAGCACCGACACCAGCCGTTCGAAGTCACCGGAGCGCCCGGCCGCGAAGAAGGCGTCGACGGCCTCGCGTTGTGCGGCGATGTCGGAGTCGGGAAGCGGATCCGCCTCCTGGATTCGTCGTCGCGCGCGGCTGGCCAGCTTGCGGGTCGCCTCCGGCGTACGGTCGACGATCGGCGCGATCTGGTCGAACGGCACGGTGAAGACGTCGTGCAGGACGAACGCCAGCCGCTCGGCCGGCGTCAGGGTGTCCAGCACGACGAACAACGCCAGGCCCACCGCCTCGGCCAGCATCGCGCGGTGCTCGGGGTCGAATTCGCCGGCGGTGTCCACGATCGGGTCCGGCAGCTGGGCGACCGGCTCCTCGCGACGACGGGCATGACGGTCGCGCAAGGTGTTCAGGCAGATGCGGGCGACCACGGTGGTCAGCCAGGCGTCCAGGTTGACGATGTCGTCGACGGAGCCGCGGTTCAACCGCAGCCAGGCCTCCTGCACGGCGTCCTGAGCGTCGTCGATCGAACCCAGCATGCGGTAGGCGAGGGCACCCAGCCGCGGCCGTGCCGCCTCGAAGCGGGCCGTCGCTGCGGCCGTCATCGGCGGGGGGCTTCGGGCAGCGCGCACACCCGGCCGGCGGAGAAGCCGGCCGACCCGATGCCCAGCGCGATGTTGAACCGGGCCCGCATGTTGCCCAGGTTGATGACGTGCGTGAGGCCGACCAGCTGCGGCGTGTCGAAGTGGGCGCGCAGCGCGTCGAACAGCTCGTCGGTCACCTCGACC
This window encodes:
- a CDS encoding sigma-70 family RNA polymerase sigma factor, whose product is MTAAATARFEAARPRLGALAYRMLGSIDDAQDAVQEAWLRLNRGSVDDIVNLDAWLTTVVARICLNTLRDRHARRREEPVAQLPDPIVDTAGEFDPEHRAMLAEAVGLALFVVLDTLTPAERLAFVLHDVFTVPFDQIAPIVDRTPEATRKLASRARRRIQEADPLPDSDIAAQREAVDAFFAAGRSGDFERLVSVLHPDVVLRGDFGSGAGLFRAEGASSVAKLARGYAGPEREVRAATVNGAAGAVVFVGGRPASVMAFVVRDGVVAAIDVLADPERIARLDLSAASG
- a CDS encoding MbtH family protein, producing the protein MSTNPFDDDNGTFFVLLNDEEQHSLWPTFTDVPAGWRVVFGEASRAECLDYVEQNWPDIRPKSLRDPSAEAGRLVSQQTPNSGLLHRLRTD